From Bordetella flabilis, the proteins below share one genomic window:
- a CDS encoding argininosuccinate lyase has protein sequence MTHTDPRPCVAGRGAPRAAAAAGLMTMILFSACAHAAGNDTVRAASRHDDFYWLGEFNKAATVMTVEQGIMPRDIGQKTARAVAQVIADGDKPGGKRPGDYLQVEPLITRIAGPDATRMHSGRSRQDILATTRRVMLRDRLLDLYEALNQAHDSVNALAQKYADAIVPAYTNGVQAQPTTYGHYLLGFSAVLDRDAARLREAYARVNLSPMGSAALGTSSFPVNRKRLAELLGFDGVVENSYDANQFAQIDIGAEAASLASTMALSVGAFVQDVHTQYHQTKPWLMLQEGKLTGTSSIMPQKRNPYALNVVRLQASETVGAAMTALVVAHNVTPGMPDYKREQAQDAVDAAIDMYLKLDDMLGGLVLNRERALAEVDADYSTTTELADVLQRDANVPFRIGHHFASNLVTYGRQNNLKPAELPYAEAQRIYTAAAKSFGIDNAKLPLDEARFRQVLTAQNMVASSQGLGGPQPAEVTRMLGEASQRLAADKAWVQTARDRLTAAQDKLDQAFDVLVRAKP, from the coding sequence ATGACCCACACCGACCCCCGCCCATGCGTGGCAGGTCGTGGCGCGCCGCGCGCCGCGGCGGCCGCCGGCCTGATGACCATGATCCTGTTCAGCGCGTGCGCGCACGCCGCCGGCAACGACACCGTCCGGGCGGCCTCGCGCCACGACGACTTCTATTGGCTGGGTGAATTCAACAAGGCCGCCACCGTGATGACGGTGGAGCAGGGCATCATGCCGCGCGACATCGGCCAGAAAACGGCGCGCGCCGTGGCGCAGGTGATCGCCGACGGCGACAAGCCGGGCGGCAAGCGGCCCGGCGATTACCTGCAGGTGGAGCCGCTGATCACCCGTATCGCCGGGCCGGACGCGACACGCATGCATTCCGGACGCAGCCGCCAGGACATCCTGGCCACCACGCGCCGCGTGATGTTGCGCGACCGGCTGCTCGACCTGTACGAGGCGCTGAACCAGGCGCACGACAGCGTCAATGCGCTGGCGCAGAAATACGCCGACGCCATCGTGCCGGCCTACACCAACGGCGTGCAGGCGCAGCCCACCACTTATGGCCATTACCTGTTGGGCTTTTCCGCCGTACTCGACCGTGACGCGGCCCGCCTGCGCGAAGCCTATGCGCGGGTCAACCTCAGCCCCATGGGATCGGCGGCCCTGGGCACGTCCAGCTTTCCGGTGAACCGCAAGCGCCTGGCCGAGCTGCTCGGCTTCGACGGCGTGGTGGAGAACTCCTACGATGCCAACCAGTTCGCGCAGATCGACATCGGCGCGGAGGCCGCGAGCCTGGCCAGCACGATGGCCCTGAGCGTGGGAGCCTTCGTGCAGGACGTGCATACCCAGTACCACCAGACCAAACCCTGGCTGATGCTGCAGGAAGGCAAGCTGACGGGGACCAGCAGCATCATGCCCCAGAAACGCAATCCGTACGCGCTGAACGTGGTGCGGCTGCAGGCCAGCGAAACGGTGGGCGCGGCGATGACGGCGCTGGTGGTGGCGCACAACGTCACGCCTGGCATGCCGGACTACAAGCGCGAACAGGCCCAGGACGCGGTGGATGCCGCCATCGACATGTACCTGAAGCTGGACGACATGCTGGGCGGCCTGGTCCTGAACCGCGAGCGTGCGCTGGCGGAAGTGGATGCGGACTACTCGACGACCACGGAGCTCGCGGATGTGCTGCAGCGCGACGCCAACGTGCCGTTTCGCATCGGCCATCATTTCGCGTCGAACCTGGTGACCTATGGCCGGCAGAACAACCTGAAGCCTGCGGAGCTGCCCTATGCCGAGGCGCAGCGCATCTACACGGCCGCCGCCAAGTCCTTCGGCATCGACAACGCCAAGCTGCCCCTGGACGAGGCGCGCTTTCGCCAGGTGCTGACCGCGCAGAACATGGTGGCGTCCAGCCAGGGCCTGGGTGGCCCGCAACCGGCCGAAGTGACGCGCATGCTGGGCGAAGCCAGCCAGCGCCTGGCCGCCGACAAGGCCTGGGTGCAGACCGCGCGGGATCGCCTGACGGCCGCGCAGGACAAGCTGGACCAGGCCTTCGATGTGCTGGTCAGGGCCAAGCCGTAG
- a CDS encoding NADP-dependent oxidoreductase yields the protein MSQMQAYRIHRFGGPHVLQQEWVGIPTPGAGQALIRVEAASLNPVDYKTREGKYPLVRLNQLPYTLGRDCAGILEETIGARGHGIATGQAVYAFVGQGQGAYARYVAVPAEAIARKPASLDFTTAAAVPLAGLTAWQGIFEHGGLQAGQRLLIHGASGGVGHLALQFAKAAGAEVFATASGDAAEFLYGLGADRVIDYRNEDFEKEARDVDVVFDLIGGHTQERSWNVVKEGGALISTLNEPSQERARERGVRAGRYTARPDGRQLAEIADLIDNGKVRVRVARVFAFADMEFAQQQLQSGHNRGKLVVTLSPPPDETVDDPTGEED from the coding sequence ATGAGCCAGATGCAAGCCTATCGCATACACCGCTTCGGCGGCCCGCACGTATTGCAGCAGGAATGGGTCGGCATTCCCACGCCTGGTGCGGGCCAGGCCCTGATACGGGTCGAGGCCGCCAGCCTCAATCCGGTCGATTACAAGACCCGCGAAGGCAAGTATCCGCTGGTCCGGCTGAACCAGCTGCCCTATACGCTGGGCCGCGATTGCGCCGGCATACTCGAAGAGACGATCGGCGCCCGGGGCCATGGCATTGCGACGGGCCAGGCCGTCTACGCCTTCGTGGGACAAGGGCAGGGCGCCTATGCGCGTTACGTTGCAGTGCCGGCGGAGGCCATTGCCCGCAAACCCGCGTCGCTGGATTTCACCACGGCCGCCGCGGTGCCGCTGGCCGGCCTGACCGCGTGGCAAGGCATATTCGAGCATGGAGGCCTGCAGGCCGGGCAACGCCTGCTCATCCATGGGGCTTCCGGGGGTGTAGGCCACCTGGCCCTGCAATTCGCCAAGGCCGCGGGTGCGGAAGTCTTCGCGACCGCCTCGGGCGATGCCGCCGAGTTCCTGTACGGCCTCGGCGCGGACCGGGTCATCGACTACAGGAACGAGGATTTCGAGAAAGAGGCCCGCGATGTCGATGTGGTCTTCGACCTGATCGGCGGGCACACGCAGGAGCGTTCCTGGAACGTCGTCAAGGAAGGCGGCGCGCTTATCTCCACGCTGAACGAGCCGTCCCAGGAACGGGCCCGCGAACGCGGGGTCCGCGCCGGACGCTATACCGCGCGGCCGGACGGCCGGCAGTTGGCGGAGATCGCCGACCTGATCGACAACGGCAAGGTGCGCGTGAGGGTGGCCCGGGTCTTCGCTTTCGCCGATATGGAATTCGCGCAGCAGCAACTGCAGTCCGGCCATAATCGCGGCAAGCTGGTGGTGACGCTGTCTCCGCCGCCCGACGAAACGGTGGACGATCCGACCGGCGAGGAAGACTGA
- a CDS encoding tartrate dehydrogenase, translating to MKTHRIAAIAGDGIGKEVMPVGKQVVDAAARRMGIAIEWMDIDWASCDYYAEHGDMMPADWFDQLKDCDALYFGAVGWPDTVPDHISLWGSLLKFRRHFDEYVNLRPVRLMPGVPCPLANRAPGDIDFYVVRENTEGEYSSIGGRMFEGTDQEFVVQESIFTRRGVDRILQYAFELAQSRPKKHLTSATKSNGISISMPYWDERFAAMGARYPEVRQDKYHVDILAARFVLSPERFDVVVASNLFGDILSDLGPACAGTIGIAPSANLNPERKFPSLFEPVHGSAPDIYGKNIANPIGMIWSGAMMLDFLGNGQGRYREAHDAILRAIEQSLADGVRTPDLGGKASTTEAGKAILDALGGM from the coding sequence ATGAAGACACACAGGATAGCGGCCATAGCCGGCGACGGTATCGGCAAGGAAGTCATGCCGGTGGGAAAGCAGGTGGTCGACGCCGCTGCGAGGCGCATGGGCATCGCCATCGAATGGATGGACATCGACTGGGCCAGTTGCGACTACTACGCCGAACACGGCGACATGATGCCGGCCGACTGGTTCGACCAGCTCAAGGACTGCGATGCCCTGTATTTCGGCGCCGTCGGCTGGCCCGATACCGTGCCGGACCACATTTCGCTATGGGGCTCGTTGCTCAAGTTCCGCCGGCACTTCGACGAATATGTGAATCTGCGCCCGGTGCGCCTGATGCCGGGCGTGCCGTGCCCGCTGGCCAACCGCGCGCCCGGGGACATCGATTTCTATGTCGTCCGCGAAAACACGGAAGGCGAGTATTCGTCCATCGGCGGGCGGATGTTCGAAGGCACCGACCAGGAATTCGTGGTGCAGGAGTCCATTTTTACCCGGCGCGGCGTGGACCGCATCCTGCAGTACGCATTCGAACTGGCGCAAAGCCGGCCCAAAAAGCACCTTACGTCGGCCACCAAGTCCAATGGCATTTCCATCAGCATGCCATATTGGGACGAGCGCTTCGCCGCCATGGGGGCGCGGTATCCGGAGGTGCGCCAGGACAAGTACCATGTGGACATCCTGGCGGCGCGCTTCGTGCTCAGCCCGGAGCGCTTCGATGTGGTCGTGGCGAGCAACCTTTTTGGCGACATCCTGTCGGACCTTGGCCCGGCTTGCGCGGGCACCATCGGCATCGCGCCGTCGGCCAATCTCAATCCCGAGCGCAAGTTTCCTTCGCTGTTCGAGCCCGTGCACGGCTCGGCACCGGACATCTATGGCAAGAATATCGCCAACCCGATCGGCATGATCTGGTCCGGCGCGATGATGCTGGACTTCCTGGGCAATGGCCAGGGCCGGTATCGCGAGGCGCACGACGCCATTCTGCGCGCCATCGAGCAAAGCCTGGCCGACGGCGTGCGCACGCCTGACCTCGGCGGCAAGGCCTCCACCACCGAAGCGGGCAAGGCCATCCTGGACGCATTGGGCGGGATGTAA
- a CDS encoding LysR family transcriptional regulator → MNTPFPLLEDLRLFCLVVRKRSFVASATELGVSPAYVSKRIAILENALNAKLLHRTTRRINVTDHGETVFQWTQRILEDVEEMTEAVSTSRTTPRGILSICTSTGFGRNHVAPAVSELATRYPSLQVQLHFLDRPVDMLEEGFDLDIRVGVVHEPTLIARRIASNHRILCAAPAYLAQHPAPERPADLAQHHCIPIRERDQAFGLWRLTGPNGTETVKVSGPLSVNNGETAHRWAIDGHGIVLRSEWDVRASLQTGTLARVLPDYHQEAHVWAVYPSRLSHTAKVRACVELLEERLRCTATLREESSLHQPPVSVP, encoded by the coding sequence ATGAACACACCTTTTCCTCTTCTGGAGGACCTTCGCCTGTTCTGCCTGGTCGTACGCAAACGCAGCTTCGTCGCGTCCGCCACGGAACTGGGCGTATCCCCGGCCTATGTCAGCAAGCGCATCGCCATTCTCGAAAATGCGCTCAATGCCAAACTGCTGCACCGGACGACCCGGCGCATCAATGTGACGGACCATGGCGAAACCGTCTTCCAATGGACCCAGCGCATCCTGGAAGACGTGGAGGAGATGACTGAAGCGGTCTCCACTTCCCGGACCACCCCGCGCGGGATTCTGAGCATTTGCACGAGCACGGGATTCGGCCGCAATCACGTCGCGCCGGCGGTATCCGAACTGGCTACGCGCTACCCTTCATTACAGGTCCAGCTGCACTTTCTGGACCGTCCCGTCGATATGCTGGAAGAAGGCTTCGACCTGGACATTCGCGTGGGCGTGGTTCACGAACCCACCCTCATCGCCCGGCGTATCGCCTCCAATCACCGTATCCTTTGCGCGGCACCGGCCTACCTGGCGCAACATCCGGCGCCGGAGCGTCCCGCCGATCTGGCGCAACACCACTGCATCCCCATACGGGAACGCGACCAGGCATTCGGACTGTGGCGGCTGACCGGCCCGAATGGCACCGAAACCGTCAAGGTCAGCGGGCCGCTATCGGTGAACAACGGCGAAACAGCCCATCGCTGGGCCATCGACGGCCACGGGATTGTGCTGCGCTCTGAATGGGATGTCCGCGCCAGCCTGCAGACCGGCACCCTGGCGAGGGTGCTGCCGGACTACCACCAGGAAGCCCATGTCTGGGCCGTCTATCCTTCCCGCCTGAGCCACACCGCGAAGGTACGCGCCTGCGTGGAGCTGCTGGAAGAACGCCTGCGGTGCACCGCCACGCTCAGGGAAGAATCCAGCCTCCATCAACCACCAGTGTCTGTCCCGTGA
- a CDS encoding SDR family NAD(P)-dependent oxidoreductase, which translates to MSSQPSFLKNFDFSGKRVCVTGAASGIGRAAALLFADLGATVHVADRDAAGLSAVVAERPRDLHAVQYDQADIASVEALAATVGNVDVLVNNAGVLIYEPLAELTWHDLHRLVSINLEGAIALTRLVGTRMIATGSGVVLHTGSQLTFNGAEFRAVYAATKAGISQFVKTAALEWGRHGVRVNCVAPGRTLTPMNSRLLSDPAAHAEAVGRIPLGRLGVPEDQAAAFVFLASDAASYITGQTLVVDGGWILP; encoded by the coding sequence ATGTCATCCCAACCCTCGTTTCTCAAGAATTTCGATTTCTCCGGCAAGCGCGTATGCGTTACGGGCGCCGCGAGCGGCATCGGGCGGGCAGCCGCCTTGTTGTTCGCGGACCTGGGCGCCACCGTGCACGTCGCCGACCGCGATGCGGCGGGGTTGTCGGCCGTCGTGGCGGAGCGTCCGCGGGACCTGCATGCCGTTCAATATGACCAGGCCGACATCGCTTCGGTCGAGGCATTGGCTGCGACCGTGGGCAACGTGGATGTCCTGGTCAATAACGCGGGCGTGTTGATCTACGAGCCACTGGCCGAGCTGACCTGGCACGATCTGCATCGCCTGGTGTCGATCAACCTGGAAGGCGCGATCGCGTTGACCAGGCTGGTGGGCACGCGAATGATCGCGACAGGCAGCGGGGTGGTGCTGCACACCGGCTCCCAGCTTACGTTCAACGGAGCGGAGTTCCGCGCGGTCTATGCCGCGACCAAGGCGGGTATCTCGCAGTTCGTGAAGACGGCCGCGCTCGAGTGGGGCCGCCATGGCGTACGCGTCAATTGCGTGGCGCCGGGTCGTACCCTGACACCCATGAACAGCAGGCTGCTTTCCGACCCCGCAGCGCACGCGGAGGCGGTCGGCCGGATTCCGCTGGGGCGGCTTGGCGTGCCGGAAGACCAGGCCGCGGCGTTTGTGTTCCTGGCCAGCGACGCGGCCAGCTATATCACGGGACAGACACTGGTGGTTGATGGAGGCTGGATTCTTCCCTGA
- a CDS encoding NAD-dependent epimerase/dehydratase family protein has protein sequence MTSSPDSRPAVLVTGITGMLGHAIADRLAREGHKVVGMDRVVPPGLSYPVVAHDLPDPHRWHEVIVRYGVTRVVHAGAVSGPMLLRDAPARIVDINLAGTTSLLEAARIHGIERIVWFSSIMAYGPRADGGAVSEDAPLQPVTVYGGTKAAGEAMLRAYHAEHGVDAVALRVASCYGPGRTTACLMRTLVEDGLDGRVTRVRAEAGTTRQHVYIDDVVDAIHAALFASSLPQRAYNIGPGVAQSLGEIVAAVRTAVPRVKAEVVEEGMGWNTFPLGPLLVDAARRDLGFVPKTSLEEGAAKVRAWVEAHRNGSIPA, from the coding sequence ATGACATCTTCGCCAGATTCCCGCCCCGCCGTACTCGTCACCGGCATTACAGGCATGCTGGGGCACGCCATCGCCGACCGGCTGGCGCGCGAGGGCCATAAGGTAGTGGGCATGGACCGGGTCGTGCCCCCGGGCCTGTCGTATCCGGTGGTCGCGCACGACCTGCCCGATCCCCATCGCTGGCACGAAGTCATCGTGCGGTATGGCGTGACCCGGGTGGTTCATGCAGGGGCGGTTTCCGGCCCCATGCTATTGCGCGATGCGCCGGCTCGTATCGTCGACATCAATCTGGCGGGAACGACCTCCCTGCTCGAGGCGGCGCGCATCCACGGCATCGAGCGTATTGTCTGGTTCTCGTCCATCATGGCGTATGGGCCCAGGGCGGACGGCGGGGCGGTCAGCGAGGACGCGCCCTTGCAGCCGGTCACCGTTTATGGCGGAACCAAAGCCGCAGGGGAGGCCATGCTACGCGCCTATCATGCCGAACATGGCGTGGATGCCGTCGCCTTGCGGGTCGCGTCGTGTTATGGGCCTGGACGCACCACGGCTTGCCTGATGCGAACCTTGGTCGAGGATGGCCTGGACGGCCGCGTCACCCGTGTGCGCGCCGAGGCCGGCACCACCCGGCAGCATGTTTACATCGACGACGTGGTGGACGCCATCCATGCCGCCTTGTTCGCGTCCTCGCTGCCGCAACGGGCGTACAACATCGGCCCGGGCGTAGCGCAGAGCCTGGGGGAGATCGTCGCGGCCGTACGGACCGCCGTGCCGCGCGTAAAGGCCGAGGTCGTGGAGGAAGGCATGGGCTGGAATACGTTCCCGCTCGGCCCCTTGCTCGTCGACGCCGCGCGTCGCGATCTCGGCTTCGTCCCGAAGACGTCCCTGGAAGAGGGGGCCGCCAAAGTACGCGCGTGGGTAGAGGCTCACCGCAACGGTTCCATCCCAGCCTGA
- a CDS encoding DctP family TRAP transporter solute-binding subunit, translated as MRAVPNFRVLKAAAGCLTLGVAVLAALPAQAQRPDLTIRIGQNIAVGTPQDLGVKRFAQLVQERSGGKIAVKDYPAGQAGNEQQMIEGLQIGTLDMAVIAGSTYGNVLPQANVFAMLYAFRDPDHMRRALEGPVGQEIADALLKKTSIHALSMSWYYGTRQLTANKPVRTPQDLVGVKMRVVPVPIFDAYWRAIGATPTPVDFKDLFTALETHVVDAQENPLATAKGAGVPLVNKYLSLTNHLVANSVVGMSDDLYRRLKPEQLQLIKQAVVDAGRYHDSLVAESEKQLVEEFKAQGVTVIEPDIAAFKAKVADVPKRFDGGRLADLYSKIQAVQ; from the coding sequence ATGCGAGCAGTCCCGAATTTCCGCGTTCTGAAAGCCGCTGCCGGCTGCCTGACGCTCGGCGTGGCGGTGTTGGCCGCATTGCCCGCGCAGGCACAGCGGCCCGACCTGACGATACGCATCGGCCAGAATATTGCCGTGGGTACACCCCAGGACCTGGGCGTCAAGCGCTTTGCCCAACTCGTCCAGGAGCGTTCGGGGGGAAAGATCGCCGTCAAGGATTACCCTGCCGGACAAGCCGGCAACGAGCAGCAAATGATCGAGGGCCTGCAGATCGGCACGCTCGACATGGCCGTGATCGCGGGCTCGACCTATGGCAACGTCCTGCCGCAGGCGAATGTCTTCGCCATGCTGTATGCCTTCCGCGATCCCGATCATATGCGTCGCGCGCTGGAGGGTCCGGTGGGACAGGAAATCGCGGACGCCCTGTTGAAGAAAACCAGTATTCACGCGCTGAGCATGTCCTGGTACTACGGCACCCGGCAACTGACGGCCAACAAGCCGGTTCGCACGCCGCAGGACCTCGTCGGTGTGAAGATGCGAGTCGTGCCGGTCCCGATTTTCGACGCCTATTGGCGCGCTATCGGCGCCACCCCGACGCCGGTCGACTTCAAGGACTTGTTCACCGCCCTGGAAACGCACGTGGTCGACGCGCAGGAGAACCCCCTGGCAACGGCCAAGGGTGCCGGTGTCCCCCTGGTCAACAAGTACCTGTCGCTGACCAACCATCTAGTGGCCAACAGCGTGGTCGGGATGAGCGACGATCTCTATCGCCGCCTCAAGCCCGAGCAACTGCAGCTCATCAAACAGGCTGTCGTCGATGCGGGCCGCTATCACGATAGTCTCGTGGCGGAAAGCGAGAAGCAGCTGGTCGAGGAGTTCAAGGCCCAGGGCGTCACGGTCATCGAGCCCGATATTGCGGCGTTCAAGGCCAAGGTGGCGGATGTGCCCAAGCGCTTTGACGGCGGCAGGCTGGCGGATCTGTACAGCAAGATCCAGGCCGTTCAGTGA
- a CDS encoding TRAP transporter large permease: MTVSVFVLLGTMLIGVPVAFAIALSAFAYFLLSQANLLVLPQQFIGQLGSMPLVSIPFFILAGELMNKGGVTRRIFAFALACVGRVPGGLGHTNVVAGMIFAGMSGSAVADLASVGKVGLRAMRESRYPDDLSTGVIVATSTIGPIIPPSINMVIFGSIANVPIGMLFLGGVVPGILTGIMLMLMFALLFQRRRHEVAPAPRLAWWRTLRDGIWSLLTPVVLLGAMFFGIATPTEAAILATIYTLLVGGLVYRELTLKHVFEALLSTVVLSGAIMLIIGFAAPLGYVISREQVATDLGRFLIESFQNPVALIAASTALLLVIGTFMEVAAAIILLTPVLGVALIGAQFDPVYVGVIMVYALGIGLVTPPVGMCLYVGSQISGAPLERVVRAVLPFLIPLVITLVLIIVWPSLITWLPQAFYSN, encoded by the coding sequence ATGACGGTATCCGTATTTGTCCTGCTGGGCACCATGCTGATCGGCGTGCCCGTGGCATTCGCCATCGCGCTGTCCGCCTTCGCCTACTTCCTGCTATCGCAAGCCAACCTTCTGGTCCTGCCGCAGCAATTCATCGGGCAACTCGGCAGCATGCCGCTGGTGTCCATTCCGTTCTTCATCCTGGCCGGCGAGCTGATGAACAAGGGTGGGGTGACGCGGCGCATCTTTGCCTTTGCCTTGGCCTGCGTCGGCCGCGTGCCGGGAGGACTGGGGCATACCAATGTGGTGGCGGGCATGATCTTCGCCGGCATGTCGGGTTCGGCGGTGGCGGACCTGGCCAGCGTCGGCAAGGTCGGCCTGCGCGCCATGCGCGAAAGCCGCTATCCGGATGACCTGAGTACGGGCGTCATTGTGGCGACGTCGACGATCGGTCCCATCATCCCGCCAAGCATCAATATGGTGATATTCGGCAGCATCGCAAATGTACCCATTGGCATGCTGTTCCTTGGAGGCGTGGTGCCGGGCATCCTGACGGGCATCATGCTGATGCTGATGTTCGCGCTGCTGTTTCAGCGGCGCCGGCATGAGGTTGCGCCGGCGCCCAGGTTGGCATGGTGGCGCACGCTGCGCGATGGCATCTGGTCCTTGCTGACGCCGGTCGTGTTGCTGGGCGCCATGTTCTTCGGCATCGCCACACCCACCGAAGCCGCCATCCTCGCCACGATCTATACCCTGCTGGTGGGCGGCCTGGTCTACCGGGAGTTGACGCTGAAGCATGTGTTCGAGGCGCTGTTGTCGACGGTGGTGCTGTCCGGCGCCATCATGCTTATCATCGGCTTCGCCGCGCCATTGGGCTATGTCATTTCACGCGAACAGGTCGCGACGGACCTGGGCCGCTTCCTGATCGAGTCATTCCAGAATCCGGTCGCGCTGATCGCGGCTTCCACGGCCCTGTTGCTCGTGATCGGAACATTCATGGAAGTCGCCGCGGCCATCATCCTGCTTACGCCTGTCCTGGGCGTCGCGCTGATCGGCGCGCAGTTCGACCCCGTCTATGTGGGCGTGATCATGGTGTACGCGCTGGGCATCGGACTGGTGACGCCACCCGTGGGGATGTGTTTGTACGTCGGCAGCCAGATTTCCGGAGCGCCCCTGGAGCGGGTGGTTCGCGCCGTCCTGCCGTTCCTCATCCCGCTCGTGATCACCCTCGTGCTTATCATCGTCTGGCCATCACTCATTACGTGGTTGCCGCAAGCGTTTTATTCCAATTAG
- a CDS encoding TRAP transporter small permease encodes MASANVAGLAAGKPGSLVRVLADNAEELLALVLVVVIGMVMAAQVLLRTLFDTPLSWPEELSQFLFVWCSALGAIGAYKRHGLVRLDLLTRGLSPRAQAALEYLCVLLIAVFLAVLGWKGYQLASRTSFSAATLPVTWAWAYAAAPVFSALMIVRMLQLQVFKREYRYLETLLDDDGGQPARPEARP; translated from the coding sequence ATGGCAAGCGCGAATGTAGCCGGCCTGGCCGCCGGCAAGCCGGGCAGCCTGGTGCGCGTGCTTGCCGATAACGCGGAAGAGTTGCTGGCGCTGGTGCTGGTGGTCGTGATCGGCATGGTGATGGCCGCGCAGGTGTTGCTTCGCACCTTGTTCGATACGCCCCTGAGCTGGCCGGAGGAATTGTCCCAGTTCCTGTTTGTCTGGTGTTCGGCGCTGGGAGCCATCGGCGCGTACAAGCGCCACGGGCTGGTGCGGCTGGACTTGCTGACGCGCGGCCTGTCGCCCCGCGCACAGGCCGCCCTGGAGTATCTATGCGTCCTGCTGATCGCGGTTTTCCTGGCGGTGCTAGGGTGGAAGGGCTACCAACTGGCATCGCGTACTTCGTTCTCGGCGGCGACCCTGCCGGTCACCTGGGCATGGGCCTATGCCGCCGCCCCGGTCTTCTCGGCATTGATGATCGTGCGGATGCTGCAGCTGCAGGTGTTCAAGCGCGAGTACCGCTACCTTGAAACGCTGCTCGACGACGACGGCGGACAGCCGGCACGGCCGGAGGCGCGGCCATGA
- a CDS encoding GAF domain-containing protein — protein sequence MATSMKKRLLTQGCMAGMKKIGFITPSSNTALEPITSLMLEKLSDVVSVHIERLPVQTLTLDSHDVAQFQADKMTNAALLLKDAGVDIILWNGTSGGWTGEGLQADREICRRITAATGIAASTTSLAQVEAFQCYGMTRYGLAVPYEPGPTEMMLKTYRAEGFEGVSHAMLSERVNTVIGALPFERIRQLLLDADSPQAQCLMVGCTNLPATVLLDEIEAKLGKPVFDSIAVTLWKALRMSGIDRPIHGWGMLLRRHPVLERLDALMESLREEVGTARTTIRLDVPRLNIGADDVYAESVAAGIPPLKLDSSLNQRALGTVQWLEKHRRCLIQADCVNAETPPPKALMSVYGVTAQMLAPLVWNDEVMGWISVHHIGGTRAWKESEIALLDAAASRAKEILEAGGWAPAGAGVA from the coding sequence ATGGCAACAAGCATGAAAAAGCGCCTGCTGACGCAAGGCTGCATGGCGGGAATGAAGAAGATCGGCTTCATTACACCGTCTTCCAATACGGCGCTGGAACCGATTACCAGCCTGATGCTGGAGAAACTGTCGGATGTCGTCTCCGTGCACATCGAGCGCCTGCCGGTGCAGACCCTGACGCTGGATAGCCACGATGTGGCGCAGTTCCAGGCCGACAAAATGACGAACGCGGCGCTGCTGTTGAAGGATGCGGGGGTCGACATAATCCTGTGGAACGGCACCTCCGGAGGGTGGACGGGCGAGGGGCTCCAGGCGGACAGGGAGATCTGCCGGCGTATCACCGCGGCGACGGGCATCGCCGCCTCCACGACGTCGCTGGCGCAGGTAGAGGCGTTCCAGTGCTACGGGATGACGCGCTACGGCCTTGCGGTTCCGTATGAGCCTGGTCCGACAGAGATGATGCTGAAGACCTACCGCGCCGAAGGCTTCGAGGGAGTCAGCCACGCCATGCTGAGCGAGCGCGTCAATACGGTGATCGGGGCCCTGCCGTTCGAGCGCATTCGCCAGCTGCTGCTGGACGCCGATTCGCCGCAGGCGCAATGCCTCATGGTTGGGTGCACCAATCTGCCGGCCACCGTACTGCTCGATGAAATCGAGGCGAAGCTGGGCAAGCCGGTCTTCGACAGCATCGCGGTCACCCTGTGGAAGGCGTTGCGTATGTCGGGTATCGACCGGCCGATCCATGGCTGGGGCATGCTGCTGCGCCGCCATCCGGTACTGGAGCGCCTCGATGCGCTCATGGAATCGCTGCGCGAGGAGGTCGGTACCGCGCGCACCACGATTCGCCTCGATGTGCCGCGGCTGAATATCGGCGCGGACGATGTCTACGCCGAATCGGTCGCGGCCGGCATTCCGCCGCTCAAGCTGGATTCCAGCCTGAACCAGCGGGCCCTGGGGACGGTGCAGTGGCTGGAGAAGCACCGCAGGTGCCTGATACAGGCCGATTGCGTGAATGCCGAAACGCCGCCGCCCAAAGCGCTCATGAGCGTCTATGGCGTTACCGCCCAGATGCTCGCGCCGCTGGTCTGGAACGATGAGGTGATGGGTTGGATTTCGGTGCACCACATCGGCGGGACACGCGCCTGGAAAGAATCCGAGATCGCCCTGCTCGACGCCGCGGCGTCCAGGGCCAAGGAGATCCTGGAGGCAGGCGGCTGGGCGCCGGCCGGCGCCGGGGTCGCATGA